The following proteins come from a genomic window of Rattus norvegicus strain BN/NHsdMcwi chromosome 8, GRCr8, whole genome shotgun sequence:
- the Or10d1 gene encoding olfactory receptor Olr1307, whose product MRNRSVVTQFILLGIPNTEGLETMLFVLFLSFYIFTLMGNLLILLAIISSSRLHTPMYFFLCKLSIFDIFFPSVSSPKMLFYLSGNSRAISYAGCVSQLFFYHFLGCTECFLYTVMAYDRFVAICYPLRYSIIMSHRVCAILATGTSFFGCIQATFLTTLTFQLPYCGPNEVDYYFCDIPVMLKLACADTSALEMVGFISVGLMPLSCFLLILTSYSCIVCSILQIRSAEGRRRAFSTCSAHLTAILLFYMPVVLIYLRPTPSPWLDATVQVLNNLVTPMLNPLIYSLRNKEVKSSLWKFLHSPAFLPEQL is encoded by the coding sequence ATGAGGAACCGTTCTGTAGTGACTCAGTTTATCCTGCTCGGAATCCCAAACACAGAGGGTCTAGAGACCATGCTCTTTGTCCTGTTTTTGTCTTTCTACATCTTCACTCTAATGGGAAACTTGTTAATCTTATTGGCAATTATCTCGTCCAGTCGACTTCACActcccatgtactttttcctATGTAAATTGTCTATTTTCGACATATTTTTCCCTTCTGTGAGCTCTCCCAAGATGCTGTTCTACCTCTCAGGAAATAGCAGAGCCATCTCCTATGCAGGCTGTGTGAGCCAGCTCTTCTTCTACCATTTCCTTGGCTGTACCGAATGTTTCCTGTACACAGTGATGGCTTATGACCGTTTTGTGGCCATATGCTACCCACTTCGCTACTCAATAATTATGAGCCACAGAGTATGTGCCATCCTGGCCACAGGGACATCATTTTTTGGCTGCATTCAGGCCACTTTTCTAACTACTCTCACCTTCCAGTTGCCCTACTGTGGTCCCAATGAGGTGGACTACTACTTCTGTGATATCCCTGTGATGCTAAAGCTGGCTTGTGCAGACACATCAGCCCTGGAGATGGTGGGGTTCATCAGTGTGGGCCTGATGCCCCTCAGTtgtttcctcctcatcctcacctCCTACAGCTGCATCGTCTGCTCTATTCTGCAGATCCGCTCTGCTGAGGGCCGTCGTAGAGCCTTCTCCACCTGCAGTGCCCACCTCACTGCCATCTTGCTTTTCTACATGCCTGTTGTCCTCATATACTTAAGGCCAACTCCTAGCCCTTGGCTGGATGCAACTGTGCAGGTTTTAAATAATTTGGTTACTCCTATGCTAAACCCATTGATCTACAGTCTCAGGAATAAAGAGGTGAAATCATCACTGTGGAAGTTTCTACATagtcctgcttttcttcctgagCAGTTGTAA